In Panicum virgatum strain AP13 chromosome 4N, P.virgatum_v5, whole genome shotgun sequence, a single window of DNA contains:
- the LOC120671536 gene encoding uncharacterized protein LOC120671536, producing MVSAAAQAGVVAACVVLFVPMGLAGWHLSRNKVLFFSGALFVSLAVGVHLSPYLPSVPHLLATSFFLPGPGAASAAAASSGSSCVPFLHRVAWSDAAAAAAKGLGGGTARTWSWPPSLASTCGFARLSRDDASLLLNGSWVMVAGDSQARLLVLALLRLLLDPAAAAAAEPELFRRHSDYRAAVPARGISVDFVWAPFESNLTRLLREDLRLAPRVPDVLVLGSGLWHMLHFTDATSYGDALASVAGAAKSLRSPLPVPPPHMFWLGLPHLVNHMLNTDAKRAHMNGTMLRAYDLEVDQRGLIRGDGGPFLLLDVGKLTQGCGQQCTADGMHYDGGVYDAVLHIMLNALVIESQQRI from the coding sequence ATGGTTTCGGCCGCGGCGCAGGCGGGCGTGGTCGCGGCGTGCGTCGTGCTGTTCGTGCCCATGGGGCTGGCGGGGTGGCACCTCAGCCGAAACAAGGTGCTCTTCTTCTCCGGCGCGCTCTTCGTCTCGCTCGCCGTCGGGGTCCACCTCTCCCCCTACCTCCCCTCCGTGCCCCACCTCCTCGccacctccttcttcctccccggccccggcgccgcgtccgccgccgccgcctcctccgggtCCTCCTGCGTCCCGTTCCTGCACCGCGTGGCGTGgtctgacgccgccgccgccgccgctaaagGCTTGGGAGGTGGGACGGCGCGGACGTGGTCGTGGCCGCCCTCGCTGGCGTCCACCTGCGGGTTCGCGCGGCTGTCGCGCGACGACGCGTCGCTGCTGCTCAACGGGTCCTGGGTGATGGTGGCCGGGGACTCGCAGGCGCGGCTGCTCGTGCTCGCGCTGCTGCGCCTCCTGCTCgacccggccgcggcggcggccgccgaacCGGAGCTGTTCCGCCGCCACAGCGACTACCGCGCCGCGGTGCCGGCTCGGGGCATCTCCGTGGACTTCGTCTGGGCGCCCTTCGAGAGCAACCTCACGCGACTGCTCCGCGAGGATCTGCGCCTCGCGCCGCGCGTCCCCGACGTGCTCGTCCTCGGATCCGGGCTCTGGCACATGCTTCACTTCACGGACGCCACGAGCTACGGCGACGCGCTGGCGTCCGTCGCGGGTGCCGCCAAGTCGCTGCGCTCGCCGCtaccagtgccgccgccgcataTGTTCTGGCTCGGGCTGCCGCACCTAGTGAACCACATGCTCAACACAGACGCCAAGAGGGCACACATGAACGGCACCATGCTGCGCGCCTATGACCTCGAGGTCGATCAGAGGGGCCTCATTCGTGGTGATGGCGGCCCATTCCTACTGCTTGATGTGGGGAAGCTCACACAGGGGTGCGGGCAGCAATGCACGGCTGATGGAATGCATTATGATGGCGGGGTGTATGACGCCGTGTTGCATATCATGCTCAATGCATTGGTGATTGAGTCACAACAAAGGATTTGA